Genomic window (Longimicrobiaceae bacterium):
GGCCGTACGGGATGCGCCGGCAGGTCACGCGCATCGGCCTGGGGCCGGACGACGCGGCGCGCTTCCGGGTGGCCGTGGCGGAGCGGATGGCCCTCGCGGGTGGTGCGTGATGCGCGTGCTGGTGGCGGGTGCGTGCGGGCACCTGGGCCGCGAGGCCGTGCGCCAGCTGGCGCGCCGGGGCCACCGCGTCCGCGCGATGAGCTGCGCCGCCGAACGCCTGCCCGGCCTACGCGGAGCCGCGGCGGAGACCGTCTTCGCCGATCTGGACGATTCGGCGTCGCTGCGGCGGGCGGGCGAGGGAGTGGATGCGGTGCTGTCGTGCGCGGGCGAGGCGGGGAGGCTTCCGTGTTCCCCCAGCTTAACCAAACGCTAA
Coding sequences:
- a CDS encoding NAD(P)H-binding protein encodes the protein MRVLVAGACGHLGREAVRQLARRGHRVRAMSCAAERLPGLRGAAAETVFADLDDSASLRRAGEGVDAVLSCAGEAGRLPCSPSLTKR